Within the Mucilaginibacter sp. CSA2-8R genome, the region CGAGCGCGTTTATAGCCAAGCCTTTTGATATTGATCAGCTCATTAACAGAGTAGAAACGATATTGCAATAAATTTTTAAACTTGGGATATGAAATATGGATTGATACCGGCGTTTGTCTTATTCTTAACGGCAGGCAGCGTTAAGGCACAAACTGCCGAAGCTGCGCATTTTGCCAAACCTCAAAGCAGCAAAAATATTTCGGCCCAGGTTGGCCAAAAGTTGGCCGTGTGTGATACTGTTTATGATTTTAGAGTGGTAAATCCAACCACTACCTTACTCAACTTAGGCGGCCGTTACCCTCAACAAAACCTCACCGTAACTATCAAAGGTGATGCAGTAAAAGTTAATCCGGCCTTAATGAAGGGCAAACCGGTATGCTTTTATGGGGAGGTTACTCTCTTTAAAAATCGCCCAGAAATGGTTGTTTCTGCGCCAGAGCAAATTATGGATATCAAAAAATATCAGTAGCTCCTTCGTCGTGTGTAATGTAAGATAGCATCAAACATGGCATATCATTCAGACAACAGTATAAGCAAGAACTTGTTAACACCATTAATTACATCAAGATAAAAAAGATAAGAGCCCAGTATTACCGGGCTCTTATCTTTTTTATGGCTTTTGTGAGCCAATGCAACTTTTAATCCTACTTATTAGCAGTTATAGTCGACTATATTATTGTGCCTGTTCAGTAACCGGCGCTGCAGCAGGATCGGCAGACTCATCATCAATTACCACACCCATAGCGCAAAATTTGTCGATACGTTCACTTACCAGTTCTTCGATATTACGGTCTTTTAACGCTTTGATATCTTTAATCAGTTGTTTTTTTACGATTGCAGCCATCGCCACCGGATCTTGGTGTGCACCACCCAGCGGTTCTTTAATGATCCCATCTATCAGCTTGTTTTTGAACATTTCGCTCGAGGTTAGTTTTAATACCTCAGCAGCACGTTCTTTATAATCCCAGCTGCGCCATAAAATAGATGAACAAGATTCTGGAGAGATAACCGAGTACCAGGTATGTTCAAGCATATAAACTTTATCGCCCACACCAATACCAATAGCACCGCCTGATGCGCCTTCGCCAATAATTACACAAATAACGGGCACGTTAAGCACCGACATCTCCATAATATTACGGGCAATGGCCTCACCTTGTCCGCGCTCTTCAGCTTCCAGACCCGGATAAGCACCCGGCGTGTCAATTAATGTAATAACAGGCTTGTTAAATTTTTCGGCCATTTTCATTAAGCGCAACGCTTTGCGGTAACCTTCAGGGTTAGCCATACCGAAATTACGGTACTGCCTATCTTTAGTGTTACGCCCTTTCTGGTGACCAATAAACATCGCGGTTTGCCCCCCTATTGATCCCCAACCGCCAATAATGGCTTTGTCGTCGCCAAAATTACGGTCGCCGTGCAGTTCAATAAAATCATCACACATCAGCTCAATATACTGTAATGTATAGGGTCTGTCCGGATGCCTCGAAATCTGCACCTTTTGCCAGCCGGTAAGGTTAGTATATAATTGTTTCTTCGTGTCGTCAAACTTGTCTTGCAACTCATTTATCGTAGCCGACATATTTACCTTAGTTTTCTCTTCTGCCTGTTTTATTTTTTCAATTTGCTGCTGCAAATCAGCCAATGGCTTTTCAAAATCAAACGTAATCTTCATAATCCTCTGTAACGGGGGGCTAAGTTAAGTAAATTGAACGTAGAAATCTTATTTCTGGTTTTTAAGCTGCCAAAACTTGGTAAGCTGCGGTTGAGTCAACGAATTATAGGTGTTATAGCAAGCCGTTAAAACAGAGGTGCGGTATTCTCCTTCGTATAATCCATAACGGTTGCCATAAAAAGTAATG harbors:
- a CDS encoding acetyl-CoA carboxylase carboxyltransferase subunit alpha, coding for MKITFDFEKPLADLQQQIEKIKQAEEKTKVNMSATINELQDKFDDTKKQLYTNLTGWQKVQISRHPDRPYTLQYIELMCDDFIELHGDRNFGDDKAIIGGWGSIGGQTAMFIGHQKGRNTKDRQYRNFGMANPEGYRKALRLMKMAEKFNKPVITLIDTPGAYPGLEAEERGQGEAIARNIMEMSVLNVPVICVIIGEGASGGAIGIGVGDKVYMLEHTWYSVISPESCSSILWRSWDYKERAAEVLKLTSSEMFKNKLIDGIIKEPLGGAHQDPVAMAAIVKKQLIKDIKALKDRNIEELVSERIDKFCAMGVVIDDESADPAAAPVTEQAQ